Within Dreissena polymorpha isolate Duluth1 chromosome 13, UMN_Dpol_1.0, whole genome shotgun sequence, the genomic segment tcagtctgagtctgagtggtcAGTATGGATATTTAAACGTAAATTATGCAGACTCGATGtcccagtcactttcatcgctcactcatctggacACGCTTAGTATTAAAGTGGATGAGGACAGTCCCGGTCTGTGGAAGggtctccatggtctgaatatcatcagtctgagtctgagtggtcAGTATGGATATTTAAACGTAAATTATGCAGACTCGATGtcccagtcactttcatcgctcactcatctggacACGCTTAGTATTAAAGTGGATGAGGACAGTCCCGGTCTGTGGAaggctctccgtggtctgaatagCATCAGTCTGAGTCTGAGTTGTCGATATGGATATTTAAACGTACATAATGCAGACTCGATGtcccagtcactttcatcgctcactcatCTGTACACGCTTAGTATTGAAGCAGATTATTTCCGTCCCGGACCGTGGgaggctctccgtggtctgaaGATCATcagtctgagtctgagtggtcGATATGAATATTTAAACGTACATAATGCAGACCCGATAtcccagtcactttcatcgctcaTTCATCTGGACTCGCTCAGTGTTAAAGTGGAATATGACAATCCCGGTCtgtggaaggctctccatggtctgaatataaaGAGTTTGAGTCTGAGTGGTCGGTATGGAGGTTTATACGTAGATTATGCAGACTCGATGtcccagtcactttcatcgctcactcatctggacACGCTTAGTATTGAAGCAGATTATTGCAGTACCGGTCTGTTGgaggctctccgtggtctgaatatcaaaaACCTGAGCCTTAGTCTGAGTCATCGGAATGGATAtgacagtcccggtctgtggaaggctctccatggtctgaatataaagagtctgagtctgagtggtcAGTCTGAATTGTTAAACGAAGATAATGCAGACTCGATAtcccagtcactttcatcgctGACTCATCTTGACACGCTTAGTATTAAAGTGAATGAGGACAGTCCCGGTCtgtggaaggctctccatggtctgaatatcatcagtctgagtctgagtggtcGATATGGATATTTAAACGTAAATTATGCAGACTCGATGTCCCAGTCACTTTTatcgctcactcatctggacACGCTTAGTATTGAAGTAGATTATTGCAGTcccggtctgtgggaggctctccgtggtctgaatatcatcagtctgagtctgagtggtcGATATGGATATTTAAACGTAAATTATATAGACTCGATGTCCCAGTCACTTTTatcgctcactcatctggacACGCTTAGTATTGAAGTAGGTTATTGCAGTCCTGGTCtgtggaaggctctccatggtctaAATATCAAGAGTCTGATTATGCGTGATCGGCACGGATATTTGAATGTTAAGCATGCAGAGACGATAGCACAGTCACTGTCATCGCTTTAACAGTTTGAAAAGCTTTCAATATTTTTGAGGACATATATCGACATAAAGCTACCTCaatcattgaagtatttaaatagCTACTGCGTGACATTGCTTCCATCGGAATTACACGAACTTGTGGGCACACTGTCTGCATGTACTCGTACAGTTGAGAGTAAGCTGGAATTCGGTTGCGCTTCTTTCAACGATGCACGTGTAAAACCAATTCCACCAGAGGAATACATTTCAATCCAACAAGAACTGGGGACTCTGAATCATGTTGCCGTGAAACGATTCCGAATATTACACCGGAGAATAATCAATTTTTGTGAGTATGATGCCGCATCTACTTGGTCCGTACGTGGCATTGGGGGTGTCCAAGACGATAATACGGATGATAATGTTAACGATGTTGCATATAAAAGCTTCGTTACCGCAAGCTCCGCCTCAAGGTGCAATGGAATCATTAATCGAATTGCAATGCGACTTCTGATTACTCCATCCTCAAACTCATGAATCGTCGATAAATGCGACTGCAACACGTGATTATATCGAGTACAATTGTATTCATTATGTCTCGAACACTTTAAATAAGAATGATATATCTCTCTTGGATAGCATACATAGACAGTAGGCATTGTCAAacattaattcaacaaatttaaataatcttAACATTTTTGTGACGTGTTATTGGTGTGTAAATGTTATAAATGGAAAATGTTTGATGAAATGCATGCCAATTTTGTAAAAGTATTTAAAGTATACAAACACCATAAATTCCAACACGCCACGCAGTTTTATTTCATAGCGAATACTGGCAATCATGTACTGTTTTATTCTGCAATATTTATGTGCGAAGCAAATTATATGTATGCGTTGTTTCTAGTTCGCGTTAAAGCATAAATTTATGTACATCTTGTGAACATATTCCAGAACTGCTTAAAAAAAGTTTCTATAGCCATGAATATTGCAGAATATGCAATACATTTGATCCCTTATTGACTAAAGAATTCCAAACGCTTGTCGTCTTAgaataaatcatataataatgtGTTAAATTGCTTCTTGCAGACGGTGCGTGTCATGTTGATCTTAATGTTTATCATTAGAGATAGCAGAAACCACATATTGttgtacacacacacatatatatatacatgtgtgtgtgtgtgttaattgtTTAGATGCAAAAAGAAAAAGGTGCATACCtttagttttcatttagtttCAGATTATTTTCAGTAACTGAAATAAATCTATAATAGTATATAATTCTATATTGTATTCCTGTCTACAATGGCTATCTTCATTTTTGTTACGCATGTCTTAtctttataaacacatgttttggctGTGACTCTGAGCCAAATATCAGGTTTGGATTTCTTATAAACGGATTTGCATTATACGGTATGGACTCCTTACAAACGGGTTTGCATAATACGGTTTGGACTCCTTACAAACGGGTTTGCATTATACGGTTTGGACTCCTTACAAACGGGTTTGCATTATACGGTATGGACTCCTTACAAACGGGTTTGCATTATACGGTTTGGACTCCTTACAACCGGGTGTGCATTCAGCGTTCAGAGGCGGTGACCCCAAATATATTCATGTGTGTTTTTGCTGTGTTTTTGTGCATCCGTACACGTGTGTTATGTctataaatttgaaaataaagcagATATTTAGTTTGAACTGAAAAAAATCAATTGTgatgtggtcttgtgctgtgtgTAGAAGTCGGAAAACACGTAGGGAGTTCAAACTGTCGCCTTATTCCAGTTACCCATATCGCATTCGTTATTGGTGACTTCCGATGCAATGCCAACGTTGTTTATTCCGTGGTAAAAACGAACAGCCTACACACGAGAAATTCTGTTTATGAATGTAAACGgtgatttgtttataatattttctggATATATATGATAtcattattaagtttgtttgtatataacacTTGTTAAAAGATGTTAACCATATATCAACTACAATATAACGATTTACGTTGGCTTAAGCGCATACGATAGCACGCATTCAATATAGATAAAGATTGAACAcccatatatatgaaaaaaaacagTAACATGTTGTCAAACATTGTAGGAAACTTAAACGTGTGAGAGTTTTATATATCTGGGTTTTATTTGAAGAACGAAAATTCATACATTCATAACTACtctgtaaattaaaaaatatgtgtgtgtgtggttttacaacaaatgaatacaaacgaaaattgtttgttcaaattagtCTGAATAATCATATTATCGTTATTTTTACGGCGCTTGgttatttctttttatgtttgtttgttgccTTTTTGTCGTATAGGATCATATGTAATTATTATTgatttatgtattttgtattaaaaacaccGCTGTGCACATCTAAAACATGTGTACCTCAA encodes:
- the LOC127854531 gene encoding uncharacterized protein LOC127854531 → MVMNNIWRENKSNALALKIEVHDETNRAIHSSATHSKPTSQVEFDLSACLNLKYLILQGSGIHMQDSSSSVSPTLPVCIVLNSANPAQSAYPLPVMPCIEYIGLAKITCSSTWLRSLFITLLTLEQNAVCKLTYVSCQGTFIDSATLSCFKKTLAYKSDSSFQECDVLWEVLHGLNIKSLSLDISIINCADSISQSLSSLTHLDTLSIKVDEDSPGLWKALHGLNIISLSLSGQYGYLNVNYADSMSQSLSSLTHLDTLSIKVDEDSPGLWKGLHGLNIISLSLSGQYGYLNVNYADSMSQSLSSLTHLDTLSIKVDEDSPGLWKALRGLNSISLSLSCRYGYLNVHNADSMSQSLSSLTHLYTLSIEADYFRPGPWEALRGLKIISLSLSGRYEYLNVHNADPISQSLSSLIHLDSLSVKVEYDNPGLWKALHGLNIKSLSLSGRYGGLYVDYADSMSQSLSSLTHLDTLSIEADYCSTGLLEALRGLNIKNLSLSLSHRNGYDSPDGACHVDLNVYH